The genomic DNA GCATGAAAGGCGAGATTCCGGGTCTTCGTAAGGCTAGCTGGTAATTGCCACTTAATCATTTGGAGTAAATCGTATGAGCATGCAAGATCCGATTTCGGATATGCTGACCCGCATTCGTAACGGTCAGTCGGCAAATAAAGTTGCTGTAAAAATGCCTTCTTCAAAGCTTAAAGTTGCAATCGCTACTTTGCTAAAAAACGAAGGTTATATCACAGACTTCGCTGTTGAAAGCGGAGCAAAACCAGAGCTAGAAGTTACTCTTAAGTACTTCCAAGCAAAACCAGTAATCGAGCAAATCCAACGTGTTTCTCGTCCAGGTCTGCGTGTCTATAAAAATAAAGACAGCCTTCCTTCAGTGATGGGTGGTTTGGGTATTGCTGTAGTGTCCACTTCCAAAGGTCTTATGTCTGACCGCGCCGCTCGCAAAGCGGGTCTTGGTGGTGAGATCATCTGCTACGTAGCTTAAGGAGTAGAATATGTCTCGTGTTGCTAAAGCACCTGTCGCTATTCCAGCTGGGGTAGAGGTGAAGATTAATGGTCAAGAAATTACAGTGAAAGGCCCTAAGGGTGAACTTTCTCGCGTATTCAACAACGCGGTTGTAGTTTCTCAGGAAGAAAACAACCTAACTTTCGGTCCACGTGAAGGTGTTGCTGGTGCTTGGGCACAAGCAGGTACTGCGCGTGCACTTGTAAACAACATGGTTGTTGGTGTTACTGAAGGCTTTACTAAGAAACTGATTCTTAAGGGTGTTGGTTACCGTGCTGCTGTTAAAGGCAACGCTGTAAACTTAACTCTAGGTTTCTCTCACCCAGTTGAGCACGCAGTGCCAGCGGGTATTAAAGCCGAATGTCCAAGCCAAACTGAAATTGTTCTAACTGGTGCTGATAAGCAACTAGTTGGTCAAGTTGCGGCTGACATTCGTTCTTACCGTGAGCCTGAACCTTACAAAGGTAAAGGTGTTCGTTACGCAGATGAATATGTGCGTACCAAAGAAGCTAAGAAGAAGTAAGGTAACACTATGGATAAGAAAGCATCTCGCATCCGTCGTGCTACACGTGCACGTCGTAAGATTGCTGAACTTCGTGTAAACCGTCTTGTAGTACATCGTACTCCACGTCATGTGTATGCACAGGTTATTGCACCAAACGGCTCTGAGGTTATCGCAGCTGCTTCTACTGTAGAAAAAGCGATCCGTGAGCAAGTTAAGAACACTGGTAACGTTGACGCTGCTAAAGCTGTAGGTAAAGCTATTGCTGAGCGCGCTGTC from Vibrio rarus includes the following:
- the rplF gene encoding 50S ribosomal protein L6, which translates into the protein MSRVAKAPVAIPAGVEVKINGQEITVKGPKGELSRVFNNAVVVSQEENNLTFGPREGVAGAWAQAGTARALVNNMVVGVTEGFTKKLILKGVGYRAAVKGNAVNLTLGFSHPVEHAVPAGIKAECPSQTEIVLTGADKQLVGQVAADIRSYREPEPYKGKGVRYADEYVRTKEAKKK
- the rpsH gene encoding 30S ribosomal protein S8, which codes for MSMQDPISDMLTRIRNGQSANKVAVKMPSSKLKVAIATLLKNEGYITDFAVESGAKPELEVTLKYFQAKPVIEQIQRVSRPGLRVYKNKDSLPSVMGGLGIAVVSTSKGLMSDRAARKAGLGGEIICYVA
- the rplR gene encoding 50S ribosomal protein L18, with amino-acid sequence MDKKASRIRRATRARRKIAELRVNRLVVHRTPRHVYAQVIAPNGSEVIAAASTVEKAIREQVKNTGNVDAAKAVGKAIAERAVEKGILNVAFDRSGFQYHGRVAALADSAREAGLKF